One Maribacter cobaltidurans genomic window carries:
- a CDS encoding FG-GAP repeat domain-containing protein, with protein MRKSIHLKNFIYIISVIALFSCESKEKKTIALYNSYCASCHVLPTIENLPKHIWEEGVLPDMGARMGIYDSTYDPYEKVSRMEEFAIKQSGIYPEKPLMNISDWNLLKDYILNMAKDSLNTGSVITPRKKVSQFKPNPIILDSIKGSLITFLEYDSVQKQIITGNLNRKLIHYETLIKQVTKTEPTEGVATSYSKRDTLKYFTYVGYLDPSELPQGNISVIEPSKRKINTSNIQLHRPVHTLVHDFDKDGNDEVVVCEFGDLTGKLTLLTHKGDFNYQNTVLLNLPGSIKSIAKDMNKDGKDDLVVLTSQGREGIHIFYQEENLKFRMETPITFSPVYGSSWFEILDYNNDGYPDIVTVNGDNADKSYIHKPYHGLRIHINDGNNNFEEQYFYPMNGATRVVSNDFDQDGDFDFGILSTFPNYDQTPSYSFVYLENKNSGQFQFEPYRMDTSDLGRWMLMDIGDTDQDGDMDIILSSFSYSFTPVPKLLNEAWRNSDVDLLILENKLK; from the coding sequence AAAAGAAAAAAAGACCATTGCACTTTATAACTCCTATTGTGCAAGTTGTCATGTACTCCCGACCATAGAAAATTTACCCAAACATATATGGGAAGAGGGAGTATTACCCGACATGGGTGCACGGATGGGAATCTACGACTCAACTTATGATCCATATGAAAAGGTTTCCAGAATGGAAGAATTTGCCATAAAGCAATCTGGTATTTATCCAGAAAAACCCTTAATGAATATTAGTGATTGGAATTTATTAAAGGATTACATTCTCAATATGGCCAAGGATTCCTTAAATACTGGTAGTGTAATAACACCTAGGAAAAAGGTTTCCCAATTTAAGCCTAATCCAATAATATTGGATAGCATAAAAGGTTCACTCATTACGTTTTTAGAATATGATTCTGTGCAAAAACAAATAATTACGGGTAATCTTAATCGTAAACTAATTCATTATGAAACACTTATAAAACAAGTTACCAAAACAGAGCCTACTGAAGGTGTTGCTACCTCCTATTCCAAACGAGACACCTTAAAATACTTTACCTACGTGGGTTATTTAGACCCTTCCGAACTTCCTCAAGGTAACATCAGTGTTATCGAACCCAGCAAAAGAAAAATAAATACATCGAATATTCAACTACACAGACCCGTTCATACTCTCGTTCATGATTTCGATAAAGATGGCAATGACGAAGTTGTGGTCTGTGAATTTGGTGACCTAACAGGTAAGCTTACACTTTTGACACATAAGGGAGATTTTAATTATCAAAATACGGTTTTATTAAACCTGCCCGGAAGTATCAAATCTATTGCCAAAGACATGAACAAAGATGGCAAGGACGATCTAGTAGTTTTGACATCTCAGGGTAGGGAGGGTATCCACATTTTTTATCAGGAGGAGAATTTAAAATTTAGAATGGAGACGCCCATTACTTTTAGTCCGGTGTATGGGTCTAGTTGGTTTGAAATTTTAGATTATAACAATGACGGGTATCCAGATATTGTAACTGTAAATGGTGATAATGCGGATAAAAGTTATATCCATAAGCCCTATCATGGATTGCGAATACATATTAATGATGGGAATAATAACTTTGAAGAACAGTACTTTTATCCTATGAACGGAGCCACAAGGGTAGTTTCCAACGACTTCGACCAAGATGGCGATTTTGATTTTGGAATTCTATCCACGTTTCCTAATTATGACCAAACACCATCATATTCCTTTGTGTATTTAGAAAACAAAAACTCAGGCCAATTTCAATTTGAACCTTATCGTATGGACACCAGTGATTTAGGTAGGTGGATGTTAATGGATATAGGGGATACGGACCAAGATGGGGATATGGATATTATTCTTAGTTCCTTTAGTTATTCATTTACTCCAGTTCCAAAACTTTTAAATGAAGCGTGGAGAAACTCAGATGTTGATTTGTTGATTTTAGAGAATAAATTGAAATAG
- a CDS encoding carboxylesterase family protein: MLKNNAFLFLILLVNSCASQPSYTLVDEELETSVTETLKYYLYYPPDYQLNSEKEFPILLFLHGGGEVEGGLDADERIPPPSLILRGKEFPFLILAPQNSFAKSWWNTRAVKQLLDSVVSNNRVDRHRIYLSGISRGGGAAWEMAVQYPETFAAMAVVCGMTPLPYASWINKKMPIWVFHGEDDAVIPVEESESMVNKLKGLGYDVKFTKYENVGHDAWTKAYATEELYDWFVLQSLDSQ, translated from the coding sequence TTGCTTAAAAACAACGCCTTTCTATTTCTTATCCTTTTAGTAAATAGTTGTGCCTCACAACCTAGTTATACGTTGGTGGACGAGGAGCTGGAAACATCGGTCACGGAAACCTTAAAGTATTATCTTTATTATCCACCAGATTACCAGCTGAATTCTGAAAAGGAGTTCCCCATTTTATTGTTCTTACATGGTGGAGGCGAAGTAGAAGGGGGTTTAGACGCTGACGAAAGAATTCCGCCTCCTAGCCTTATTTTACGGGGAAAAGAATTTCCGTTTCTGATTTTGGCCCCCCAAAATTCATTTGCCAAAAGTTGGTGGAATACTAGGGCGGTCAAGCAATTATTGGATTCCGTTGTTTCCAACAACAGAGTGGACAGGCATAGAATTTATTTATCAGGAATAAGTAGGGGAGGAGGTGCCGCTTGGGAAATGGCGGTTCAATATCCAGAAACTTTTGCAGCAATGGCGGTCGTTTGTGGTATGACTCCGTTGCCCTACGCATCGTGGATCAATAAGAAAATGCCCATTTGGGTATTTCATGGGGAAGACGATGCGGTAATTCCTGTAGAGGAATCGGAGTCTATGGTAAATAAATTAAAGGGGCTTGGATATGATGTTAAATTCACAAAGTATGAAAATGTAGGCCACGATGCCTGGACCAAGGCTTACGCCACTGAGGAACTTTATGATTGGTTCGTCCTTCAAAGCTTAGACAGTCAGTAA